Genomic DNA from Theobroma cacao cultivar B97-61/B2 chromosome 3, Criollo_cocoa_genome_V2, whole genome shotgun sequence:
aagattAATGAAGGTAGATAGAGTTATAGATTCTTTGAACAAAGACATTGGTTTGAGTTTGCGAGTGGGGATAGATGGCCCTCAAGTGACTTTCTTAAGCAAGTGTTTTCAAATTACTCATAATTAATTGTTCGAAGTCAATGAGTCAATTACAATTTAAGTCAAGCAAGATTTGGATTTTATAATATAACTAATCCTTTTTCAATGTGTACCAAAAGAATAATCTATATGTTTTCAAATATATGGGAAATCTTTCACATGGTTCGTGCAACCAATGAGTTGGCTAATaagattttcaaatttaataactAACAAATAGAAGATTTGGAAAATCTATTTTGATATCATTTATCAcgaatttatgtttttaatttaaaaaatatgtttattagaTAAATGAagacttttatttataaaccGAAAACTCATTCATTTTTTGATGAGATAAAATTTGTGAcatttttatgtatttatcattagaaattaaatctccaaatttaacttttaaaaaattaataatctccAAATTTCTACATACATTTCAtcatataaattaaatcttcTTTAATGCTAtcttttcattgaaaattttacaatgtTCAGTAAGGTCAATTCATACCacttaacttttaaaaaattaataatttatataatatagtaataaaaattataaatttaatgtttttcttaTATCGATGCccttttttttcaaacaaagtttaatataaatcattgcataataataataataataataaattagaaGTAAGATGAAAAGGGGATTATCATCATTTATATTAAAACAGACATTAAATTATCAAGAAACTATAGCTACTAATATGATTTACTAATTTTAATTCCTGTGCATGGAAAACCATAGCCTGGCAGGCCAAAAATACAAACaaagagtaaaagaaaaacccaTTGGCGGGATTGGGAAGTTTACATCCAGCTTGGAAATGGCCATatcctttaattttttttgctgAATATTGCTGCTTTCTACTCTCTTGGCTCTTCTCCTTAATTAGCAATTGAAATTCTTGTACTTGCCCTGGATACATAACTCTTAATCTATAGAGGTGCTATATATATTCTAGTGGCTACATatctatattttctttatcaAGCAGGTGTCTTCATGCTTGATGATCGATCCAGTTGCTTCTTAAACCCCATCTTCATCAGTAATAGCTAATCAGTTCTTGCAATCTTTGAAAAACCGTTGAAGTATCTACACCAACTCTTGAAATTTTAACCTGAAATTAATTTGAACATTTGATTTAGTGATTAGTGTATGAGTTTTCTGCCTGTCGCCTTTTtcaaattagaaaagaaaagaaaagagtagAATTTGATACTCACCTGAGCATGAAGATTGTGGAAAATCTTACCTCCCACAGTGGAAAAGCTAGCGCTCACAACTTCAGCTCCTTCTTGCTCAAGAATGCCAATAACTTCATATAACATGAAGTTTTTATTCAACCCACTTATCAAAATCACTTCTATGCTAGAACCCAAGTCTCTTATTTCAACCACAGGCAAACCTAAACCACCTGATGCATTGTTATTCATGATGTTGCTGCTTGCTTCAACTGACTTCATCATTTGTTCTTTGATCACCTTCAATTTCTCTATCCTTTCTCTCAGATGCTTTATATAGGCAACTGCAAGATCAAGCTGATCTGTTTGCGATACAATTTCCTGAAAATCCCAAATTATAAGAACTAAAATGTTAGTATGTATACATATAGCACCATATGCTTTTAGAtaataatcaaaaaattaatttaagtttgagataatatacttttattcagataaaataataaagttacATGTTTCGTCAACCTGTCAACGAGACGagttaattttcattaaaatgtGATCAAAAGTCAACTCAGAGAtttcaatgatgatgatgaatattgaaaataaatcaagagaaaacatattttgaagaaaaaatctaTGAGTACGACGATAacaatttatcttttattttgtttctttcttaataaaaacttcaaaaagaGTTGCCATGGCAGGACTACGAATACCCAGAAAGGAcataaatgaaataattacTTGATAGCGCAAGGACCTTGGAAGGGTGTCCATAGTGTTATCAAACATCGGTTTTAATTTGTGCATAAAAACAGCCATTCCCTGGTATGGATAACATTGCTATTATTTCCTTATGGTAATGGCCACGAATACCCACAAAAGGATGTAAATGAAATAATTACTTGATAGCGAAGGATCTTGGAAGAAAAGGGTGTCCATAATGTTATCAAACATTggtttttgttcataaaaaGGGCCATTCCCTGGTATGGATAAGATTGCGATATTTTCCTTATGCTCATCTCCCACTTCTATGGTTTTATAGTTAAGGGAGTGGCTAGCTAGCACCTCAAAGAAAGTGAAGTGGtagcaaaaggaaaaaacatcATGAAATGATGGAGATAAGGATGGATGTTGGGAATTGATGAAAAGATTGAGAGATTTTCGACATTAACATGCATAGGCTGACTAGTAAAAACATCAATCAAGTACCATGGGGAGGATTGAGAATTAATGATTGGAAAGGTTTTTCTCCAATCATtcgggagagagagagagagagaaataattAGCCAAATTATATTGTCTTCAATGATCATTCCCAATAATATATATGCTTCGGGAATGCTCAAAGCTCCAAGCTCTTGAGCAAAAAGTTCCAGAAACCAACCCAGAAATCGGTGAGGTACTcgtgagaaagaaagaaggaaggaAGGGAGAGAATTAACAACTCTATAGATATACGTATATATACCTTGGAGGGTTTGAAGCGCTGCTGAGGAACAAGAGAGGCAAGCTTAAAGCACAAAGCTTTCATGTGAATTCTGCGGTTCCTCTCGATGGTTTTCCTATCAGGTTTCGAAGCCTCACCTCCGCCGCTCTTCTTCATCTCTCTGGCTAGCTATCTTACCCCACCTTCCTCGTTCTCCCCAGCCACACAAACAAATGCAAACCCAAATATTCTTTTGGGAGAATTCCCTATAAAATTATAGACAGACTGACGGAGAAATATGCATAACACGTATTAGAACCAGACACAAGCCAAAGACTGGTGATGTTTTTTTTGGGGATCAAAGGCCTTTTGAGGTAAAGATGTAGAGCtcctatttatactactaCCAGTACCCATCGATCCCCTTAGCTGTAAGAACGGACAAGACACAAATACGAGTAGGAAGGAAATCTCCCAGAAAAGGTCCGGGGGATCCGGGCCTCTCTCTGGTCAGTCTGTACATGTTATCAAAGCAGTGAGGAGCCCACTTCATGGATTACTAgttcttttctttatcttcTTTAGAATGCAAAAATAAATCCTCTGTTTCTAATGTTAGTTTTCTGATTGTGAACGCAAACAAAAGCTTCCCTGTCTTAATAGGCGGGCTACTCTTCCCTAGGTTGACCCTTGACCTTTTGACTGCTCTGCTCTCTGCGGCTCTACTGATTGGCTGAGCCTCCCCCCTTCTCCCTTCGATGCCTCACTCCAATTTCCATGTACCCGCGCCCTCACCGACCAGCTTCTCTTTAGCTTTCCTTGTTATAATTTACTTGGTAAATGTAATTAATGCTCTATTGTCATCAAAGTCAAAGAGAAACAAACATTTAAAAACGAGAACGGAAGGGGTAAAAGATTAATTATATTTCCTATTCtcgtcaaaattttatcaagtcaattctttgattttattatgCATAATCTTACTCTGTCATGATCATTGAATTTCATGCATGGACAGGTTACTTTCTTGCTGTACATATGGGGCCTTTTACTCTTTGTTCCAATAAATtatggttttctttctttcatattTCCAACTTGTTTGTCGGATTGACCATGTAATTAATTTCACTATTTGATAATCAATTgactaaaaggaaaaaaaaaattgcgtTGGCCATAGTACTATAACAAATATAAAACACTGAATTTATTAGCCTTTCAAAAGATAATACTTTTGACAATTTGAACTTGCATTTGAAGCAGTAAATTGTTAACATCAATTAGGGGTTTTTCCTACTATAAATTCTTAAAGTCGTGTTAAAGTTGTGTGCATGCGGTGTGGAATATGACTACGATAAAAGTACTTTTATCTGAATTTAATATAACTCTTACTCCATTTGAGCTTCTTTTGAATTATATCAGCCCGAACGAGGGGTTAGAAGaattaaaaccaaataaagaataaagaattGAAACCAATAATACTGCTAGCTAGGTGTTATTTGTCAAATCTTGAAATTCTtgtttaattcattaaaataatatattcaaTCTATATAAAATGGATTCAATTCTTGATTCATAAAATTAGTATCTCAATCCATGATGATTTAAATCCCAAATAATTTGGAACACTATGGGTCAAAGGGTTGTACCATTTTGCAGTTTTGATCTTTATGCATGGTAAATCCAATTCATAAATTGATGCATGAAATATGTGCTGGTCATGGAAACAATTAAGACTCGCCATGTGATTTCAcaagaaaattatattataacatataaactGTTCCTAACTTCATAGTAGGTATCTATATAATTGTACATGGTATAGACTAAACCGATAAGATTAcgataattatatattaacatagatatttaaattttttttataattttgtggTGCTAGCAATACGTAAGTATCGAAGATAACTTCAATTTCCTGTTTACATAAAAACAATGGCTctttaaagggaaaaagaatCATCACTAGCACAACATATTCCATAATCGGAAATTTCTGACATGTTTATAACACAATTAAATTCATCTCTTACCATATACATGTATAATCccaaattttgttaatttgagGGACGCGTACGCTTTCATTGTTGGGGACCCTTTGACTAAGGTATATCCAAAAAGAATTGGGTTCATACATATTTCCTAACTAGGCAACATCAAAATACATGACTTGACATGTATGTGCCGACTCTTTCCACTCACTTGCCAATTGATTTCTACTCTAAATGGGGATGAAAAATGTAAATCAATTTGAAGTCTAAAAGAAGTGTTAGTTACGGATTTTCATTGGCTTATATAGGGTTGTCTTTCGAACACATACGCAATCTTAAACAAGTAATCACCTTGACAGATGGACGGGATAAAATAATGATTGAACgcgaaattttaaaaaaacagaCAAAATGACAGTCAAATTGATAAAGATAAAAgtatctttttaaaaaaaaaaaaaagacaagagACTCTTAAACTTTTGATTTTAACATTATTATGTAATAATTTCTCCTTCATATATCTGTCTTGTTTAATACTTTAATTATGATCGATCATGTTTAATACTCATAcacatatataaattaaataaaattcttcctacttttcctaaaaaaaaagaaaagaaaaaaacacacaCGATAGAGATTTCTCCATCCTTCTATAATACCTATGTTAGGAGCTAATCTTTTACTAAAGTTGCTGAATgttgttaatatttttaaccATCAACAGAACCAAGACGGTGATAACcgttatttttcaatttttaatatatttatataaaatttaaaatatataatatggTTACTCGTTAATCATTTCTcatataaaatcttaaatctatgatttttttaactttcgGTAGAAGAACTCTGTCCTACAGACTGTGATAGGTAGCTTAATGGCCGTATTTTTGTCATAGGTGCAAGGTATTCCTGCGGCATGTGGTGTATAGAGAGTCTATGTGTCACATGAAACAAGACTCATTGGGCATGAATCCCGGTTTGAGTTAAAATTGTGCAGTGCTTTCGTTGCAAGACAAAATCCAATTGCTTgtcaagaaacaaaaaggacAAAGTTACGACAGAAGCAAATTTTCTGAAGTCAAACCGGCGGCTTGATGTTTGTGTGCAACATGATGCACGCACCATCTAGAATCCTTCGCTTGTCAATTTGTGCTTCAAAAGTTACATGATGaccaaaatataattataaatttaataaatattattattatcattattaaaaCTACATAATTGATGACGAAAGTTATGattcatttattttgaaagaaattatgaaaaataattaaccttgtaagtttatttaaaaaataattttaaatataaaattaattattttacttaatttttatcacgatttgataaaaatatttttaaaatctttttagaCATATTATATACGTTCGATTTCTTTCTTGCGTCATCTGAAATACTGTCCATCTCTTAGAGCTCTCATGCCctttaaatcattcaaaatgatatttttgattAGCTCATCTTCCCGTCCAAAAATcttattaagaaaaagaatttaaatagtaaaaagaaaaacagtagttcaagatttttcatcaatcttgaaataaacaatttcaatattttcaaattcagtgcaaaattgaaataagagaaagtggaaaaaaaagaaagaagaaaaaagtgaaaaaaaaactgcaaggaagaaaatgacttttgtatttttgttgCTTCCATCCATTTTTGATTTGGtcaaatctcataaaaaattattggaaAAATCCTTGCCAGATGATTTTATTGATGAATAGCAAGACTTTGTGTCACTTCCTAATGATTtcgtaaaaaaaatatttaagatgTTGCtggaaaattgtttttcaCTAATTGTGGAGACCTTAGGAGATGactataatatttttttcaatatgatatgtaataatttttttttcaatatgacgtataataacttttttttcaacataacatattgtcgtaacgtgcgggtccgggaacccgtccgccagacgcgaatgtgaaaactcactaaaaaaaattaaactaaaattaagaGTCGCAactaatcttttttactaggtacgattggtcacctattgactcgattttaatcgatgaaaacttaaattaattttaagcccaccgaaaagaaccttaaactggtctacgattttctagatctaggcttggggagtacggttacgcccggggaaggattagcaccctcGAAACGCCcattccatgaacggtaccattctTAGATTATtctattaggctttaatttttaaattagctatattttcttagttattattcacttatttttatctcctatttgacctaaaatggaatgcaaatacGAGGCAAGATGCATGGCGTGAAAAAAATACCGGACGAATAACTTTTTATCTAGGATATTTTCtcgaatccgcccatcataatGGTGGGATTCggggtattctctcacctaaggaattatccgagaaattcaccttcgcaaatttgatgaataattcccatcatcggagttatcgtacgtttttctttaaaaataatgttttcgtgcataatgaacttaattcgggcaaaagccttttattaaagatatctttcgagccctcccatcatactggtgggacccggAGATAACTTTTCACCTAGGAAACTTTTCTAGAAATACTCGTCTTCGCAAGATCTcggaagatcccatcatcggagCTTAAACTTgaaaacagaaatatttatatgcaatgatatgtatgatgcaatatatatatgcaattatctatattttttagttattattaattaattattatttttattttattatattttttattatcatattttctattcttatttcttattattattttttcatactttacatttttttgttctaagttcttatgtttttcatttataattagacaaattatttataattctatgttattttagtgaacaaaaattttatatatttttttattatactatttttattttatatatttttatatttttattattataatatttttcataggCAATCTTTTATTCAAACCTAATGNNNNNNNNNNNNNNNNNNNNNNNNNNNNNNNNNNNNNNNNNNNNNNNNNNNNNNNNNNNNNNNNNNNNNNNNNNNNNNNNNNNNNNNNNNNNNNNNNNNNNNNNNNNNNNNNNNNNNNNNNNNNNNNNNNNNNNNNNNNNNNNNNNNNNNNNNNNNNNNNNNNNNNNNNNNNNNNNNNNNNNNNNNNNNNNNNNNNNNNNNNNNNNNNNNNNNNNNNNNNNNNNNNNNNNNNNNNNNNNNNNNNNNNNNNNNNNNNNNNNNNNNNNNNNNNNNNNNNNNNNNNNNNNNNNNNNNNNNNNNNNNNNNNNNNNNNNNNNNNNNNNNNNNNNNNNNNNNNNNNNNNNNNNNNNNNNNNNNNNNNNNNNNNNNNNNNNNNNNNNNNNNNNNNNNNNNNNNNNNNNNNNN
This window encodes:
- the LOC18603887 gene encoding uncharacterized protein LOC18603887, encoding MKKSGGGEASKPDRKTIERNRRIHMKALCFKLASLVPQQRFKPSKEIVSQTDQLDLAVAYIKHLRERIEKLKVIKEQMMKSVEASSNIMNNNASGGLGLPVVEIRDLGSSIEVILISGLNKNFMLYEVIGILEQEGAEVVSASFSTVGGKIFHNLHAQVKISRVGVDTSTVFQRLQELISYY